The genomic interval GAGCACGCCCGCCACGTCGGTGAGCAGGACCAGCTTTTCCGCCCCCAGCGCCACGGCCAGTTCGGCCGCCGCGGTGTCGGCGTTGAGGTTGTATGCCTCCCCGTCGGGGCCCAGGGCAATGGGGGCACACACCGGTACGTAACCGCTGTCCAGGAGGGTGGCCACCAGGCGGGGATCGACCTCCTGCACTTCCCCCACGAAGCCCAGGTCGATGGGGCCCTCCTTCTTGCGGGCCCGCATGAGGGCGCCGTCCTTACCGCTCACCCCCACCGCCCGCCCGCCGCGGGCTGCGATGGCGGCCACGATCTCCTGGTTCACCTTGCCCGACAGGACCATCTCCGCGATCTCCACGGTCTCGCGGTCGGTGACACGCAGCCCCTCCACGAACACAGGCTTTTTACCCAGGCGCTCCATGAGCGCGGATATCTCCCGCCCACCCCCGTGCACCACCACGGGCCGGATGCCCACCAGATGCAGGAAGACCACGTCCTCCGCGAAGGACTTCAGGTCCTGGTCCAGGTGTCCTCCATACTTGACGACCACCGTCTTGCCCCAGAAAGCCCGCACGTAGGGCATGGCTTCCAGGAGCACCGCCGCCTTCTCTTCCGCCCTCATGCCCACCCTCATGCCCACCTTCCTGACGCGCGCCAGCCCCGGGGTTGGGACCCGATCCGGCATGATCTAGCTGCGGTAGCTAGCGTTGATGCGCACGTACTCCTCCGTAAGGTCACAGCCGAAGGCCCGGGCGCCATGAGGACCCGCTCCCAGGTGAACGCCGATGTGCACCTCCGGTGCGCTCAGGGCCAGCCGCGCCCGTGCCTCATCGAAGGGAACCTCCACCCCGTGCCGGGCCACTTCGACCGGTCCCAACGACACGGCCACGCGGCCGGGGTCGAAGGAGGCCCCCGAATGGCCCACGGCAGCCAGGATGCGACCCCAGTTGGGGTCGGCTCCCGCCACCGCCGTCTTCACCAGAGAAGAAGAGGCTACCGCCCGGGCCGCCCGCCGGGCATCCTCCCGCGTGGCCGCCCCCCGCACCTCCACCTCCAGATAGCGGGACGCCCCTTCACCGTCGCGGGCGATCTGCCGGGCCAGGTCCAGGCACACGCGGGTCACCGTCTGTTCCAGGACATCCTCCCCGGGATCGATGCCGCTCGCCCCGTTGGCCATGAGCACCACCATATCGTTGGTTGAGGTGTCCCCATCCACGGTGAGCATATTGAAGGTGTCGTCGACCGCCCGGCGCAGGATTCCCCCCAGGGCGGCCTCCCCAGCGCGGGCGTCGGTGAAGATGAAGGCCAGCATGGTGGCCATGTCGGGGTGGATCATGCCCGACCCCTTGGCCATGC from Bacillota bacterium carries:
- the argJ gene encoding bifunctional glutamate N-acetyltransferase/amino-acid acetyltransferase ArgJ, whose product is MVVTEPAEGRVRWPSGFLAAGANAGLKKNGRLDLALVASLCPARAAGVFTRNRVQAAPVAVTREHLQGGVLRGLVCNSGRANACVGEQGLADARAMAEEAAAVLSQSLGEEVPARQVAVASTGVIGVPLPMDRVREGIRRAGTGLSRQGFAEAARAIMTTDTRPKTAGVTVNLPDGEVTVAGMAKGSGMIHPDMATMLAFIFTDARAGEAALGGILRRAVDDTFNMLTVDGDTSTNDMVVLMANGASGIDPGEDVLEQTVTRVCLDLARQIARDGEGASRYLEVEVRGAATREDARRAARAVASSSLVKTAVAGADPNWGRILAAVGHSGASFDPGRVAVSLGPVEVARHGVEVPFDEARARLALSAPEVHIGVHLGAGPHGARAFGCDLTEEYVRINASYRS